A portion of the Sphaerochaeta pleomorpha str. Grapes genome contains these proteins:
- a CDS encoding CPBP family intramembrane glutamic endopeptidase: MIEENTLEIEQHSVLKSLVLHLLPGMLIGMFYFAFYARFAKHGYPSIMALAVAVPVVLVPVELGYLLVQGYKKNKKLSLKQVISYLQPIKTWEYFVWIPILFGIIGIIFTQMKPVDQFMQSHVFSWMPTMQSGLEGGYAKPILIRTYLMVIVFVVCIGPIVEELYFRGYLLPRMKYAGKFAPLLHSFLFALYHVFTPWMILTRTIGLLPLIYTVKKKNLYVGIGLHILMNSVDMLTGVLFITKMV; the protein is encoded by the coding sequence ATGATTGAAGAAAATACTCTGGAAATTGAACAACATTCCGTTTTGAAATCATTAGTGCTGCATCTTCTTCCCGGAATGTTAATCGGTATGTTCTATTTTGCATTCTATGCACGTTTTGCCAAGCATGGATATCCGTCAATTATGGCATTGGCGGTTGCGGTACCAGTGGTACTGGTACCCGTCGAATTGGGTTACTTGCTGGTACAAGGGTATAAGAAGAACAAAAAACTGTCATTGAAACAGGTTATATCCTATTTGCAGCCTATAAAAACATGGGAGTATTTTGTTTGGATTCCCATTTTATTTGGAATTATTGGAATTATCTTTACCCAGATGAAACCTGTTGACCAATTTATGCAGAGCCACGTTTTTTCTTGGATGCCTACTATGCAAAGCGGGCTAGAGGGAGGCTATGCAAAACCCATCCTTATCAGAACCTATCTAATGGTAATTGTGTTTGTTGTATGCATAGGTCCCATCGTAGAAGAATTGTATTTCAGAGGGTATTTATTACCAAGAATGAAGTATGCCGGTAAATTCGCACCTTTGCTGCATAGCTTTCTTTTTGCACTGTATCATGTATTTACCCCCTGGATGATACTAACCCGCACCATTGGCCTCTTACCCTTGATCTACACAGTAAAAAAGAAAAATCTCTATGTCGGTATCGGTTTGCATATACTGATGAATTCAGTCGATATGCTTACAGGAGTGCTTTTTATCACAAAAATGGTCTAA
- a CDS encoding ABC transporter permease, translating into MSAYSYHLMYDIRTGLRDKSLMLMNYLFPLGFLLLAGLFMTQVNPFFKDIMIPGMILFGIMSSTLLNLSSIQIQARETGIFRSYRVNGVKLWSLVSIPILSSSIHSVLVSAIVTVLSLFLFDAAAPVNWWWFFVVLVTCAVCLSTIGMLIGIVSPSARAGILLAQMVFIPSVILGGLMVPAAMIPANLQFIVSLLPASHGIQAFNNLSMGSGNGKFEPLVILLVSSVVNLVLCLALFQWEAGNHAGKKKFFGLLALLPFLASYVV; encoded by the coding sequence ATGAGTGCCTATAGCTACCATCTTATGTATGATATCAGAACAGGTTTGCGTGATAAGAGCCTCATGCTTATGAATTATCTGTTTCCTTTGGGCTTTTTGTTGCTTGCCGGGCTTTTTATGACGCAGGTAAATCCTTTTTTCAAGGATATCATGATTCCTGGGATGATTCTTTTCGGCATTATGTCATCGACGCTCCTCAATCTTTCAAGCATACAGATTCAGGCTCGCGAAACCGGTATTTTTCGTAGTTATCGAGTGAACGGTGTAAAACTGTGGTCCTTGGTTTCAATTCCTATACTTAGCAGCAGTATCCATTCGGTGCTAGTTTCAGCAATTGTCACTGTACTTAGCTTGTTTTTGTTTGATGCCGCTGCACCGGTGAACTGGTGGTGGTTTTTTGTGGTTCTGGTTACCTGTGCTGTTTGTCTGTCTACCATCGGCATGCTAATTGGAATCGTTTCTCCCTCTGCGCGTGCAGGAATTCTCCTTGCACAGATGGTGTTTATACCCTCGGTGATTTTGGGGGGACTTATGGTCCCTGCAGCTATGATTCCTGCAAATCTTCAGTTTATTGTCTCCCTGCTTCCGGCTTCCCATGGAATCCAGGCTTTCAACAATCTCAGTATGGGATCGGGGAATGGGAAATTTGAACCACTTGTCATTTTGTTGGTAAGCAGTGTAGTAAACCTGGTTCTCTGTCTGGCTCTCTTTCAATGGGAGGCAGGCAACCATGCCGGAAAAAAGAAATTTTTCGGATTGCTTGCCTTATTGCCTTTTTTAGCGAGTTATGTTGTGTAG
- a CDS encoding NAD-dependent epimerase/dehydratase family protein yields MHIFMIGGTGLIGSEAARELLARGHTVTTLALPPLPTGAVLPPNLEIEYGNYLKMSDEEIKTRLSGCKGFVFAAGIDERFEGPPPIYDSYKKYNIDPVKRLLTLARESGVKHTVILGSYFAYFNKLWPDMELTKWHPYIRSRRDQEEVALSFADNNFAVAVLELPYIFGVQPGRKPVWVFLVEMIRGMKKVTLFPKGGTTMVTVHQVGQAVAGALERNEGGHCYPIGYYNMQWKELLTIIHRYLGCPDKKILTIPNWLFGIGIRKIMREQKKRNIEGGLNLDKFTALQCSKQYIDKSLGCEILGVESDDIEKAIGESILLCLDIIDKQVETVAMKAE; encoded by the coding sequence ATGCACATATTCATGATCGGGGGAACCGGGTTGATCGGGAGTGAAGCCGCAAGGGAATTGCTTGCCAGAGGTCATACGGTCACCACTCTGGCATTACCGCCCTTACCTACCGGTGCCGTGTTACCCCCCAACCTTGAGATTGAATACGGTAATTATCTTAAAATGAGCGATGAGGAAATAAAAACCCGTTTGTCCGGCTGCAAGGGGTTTGTCTTTGCTGCCGGCATCGATGAACGTTTTGAGGGTCCTCCCCCAATCTACGACTCGTATAAGAAGTATAACATTGACCCAGTGAAACGACTGCTCACCCTGGCAAGGGAATCAGGGGTGAAACATACGGTGATCCTTGGTTCCTACTTTGCCTATTTCAACAAGCTATGGCCTGATATGGAGCTGACAAAATGGCATCCTTACATACGCTCGAGAAGAGACCAGGAAGAGGTAGCCCTCTCGTTTGCAGATAATAATTTCGCTGTGGCAGTCCTTGAGCTTCCCTATATATTTGGGGTCCAGCCTGGACGCAAACCTGTATGGGTATTTTTGGTAGAGATGATCAGGGGAATGAAAAAAGTAACGCTGTTTCCCAAAGGCGGAACGACAATGGTGACAGTCCATCAGGTAGGGCAGGCAGTTGCAGGGGCCTTGGAAAGAAACGAAGGCGGCCACTGCTACCCAATCGGGTACTATAATATGCAATGGAAGGAATTGCTTACGATAATCCACCGGTACCTAGGGTGCCCGGACAAGAAAATCCTTACGATTCCCAATTGGCTGTTTGGAATCGGGATACGTAAAATCATGAGGGAACAGAAAAAACGCAATATCGAAGGGGGGCTCAACCTGGACAAGTTCACTGCTTTGCAATGTTCCAAACAATATATTGACAAATCGTTGGGTTGTGAGATCCTTGGCGTGGAAAGCGACGATATAGAAAAGGCCATCGGGGAATCCATACTCCTGTGCCTGGATATCATAGACAAACAGGTTGAGACTGTTGCTATGAAGGCTGAGTAG
- a CDS encoding NAD-dependent epimerase/dehydratase family protein — translation MQKQRIFLTGATGNMGFCCLQELLKDGNRQDIVLLVLDTPTDRKKLKPFESHPALTIHWGDLTHYDDVYECMEGVDIVLHTAALVSPAADYHPDLSMKINYGSMKNILRSIKAQRREDTVKVVSIGTIAEMGDRMPPIHWGRIGDPVKPSIFDYYAVSKVAAERALVESGLKYWVSLRQTGILGKAMGRIQDAIIFHNCLDNVLEYISDRDSGILLKNLCKAEQEESLPLKFWGHIYNNRRWRILQDRYL, via the coding sequence ATGCAGAAACAAAGGATTTTTCTCACCGGGGCAACAGGGAACATGGGCTTTTGCTGCTTGCAGGAGTTGCTTAAAGATGGTAACAGGCAGGATATTGTGCTTCTCGTTTTGGACACCCCCACCGACAGGAAGAAACTGAAGCCATTTGAGAGCCACCCTGCCCTTACCATCCATTGGGGAGACTTGACTCATTATGATGATGTCTACGAATGCATGGAAGGCGTTGATATTGTCTTGCATACTGCGGCGCTGGTATCACCGGCTGCAGATTATCATCCTGATCTTTCCATGAAAATAAACTATGGTTCCATGAAAAATATCCTTCGCTCTATCAAGGCTCAGAGACGGGAGGACACGGTGAAAGTCGTTTCGATTGGAACCATTGCCGAGATGGGCGACCGTATGCCACCGATTCACTGGGGCCGGATAGGCGATCCAGTGAAACCGAGCATATTTGACTACTATGCTGTTTCAAAGGTTGCCGCAGAACGTGCTCTTGTCGAATCTGGCCTGAAATACTGGGTAAGCCTTCGCCAGACAGGGATTTTAGGGAAGGCAATGGGCCGAATTCAGGATGCAATCATTTTTCACAACTGTCTGGACAATGTGCTCGAGTACATTTCCGACCGTGATTCCGGGATTTTGCTTAAAAATCTCTGCAAAGCAGAGCAAGAAGAAAGCCTTCCTTTGAAATTCTGGGGCCATATATACAATAATAGGAGGTGGAGAATCCTGCAGGATAGATACCTATAG
- a CDS encoding ABC transporter permease has translation MNSIIIDGLSFSLPLFIIALGGIYCEGSGVINLALEGLLGFGAFFGGLSFALLSATFLGNSPSLIYLSLFFAMFGGALFAGLHGLMCIKFKANQVISGVVINMLSVSLTAFFANQINASVFGHASNKFQLEIFPRVTIPFISKIPVLGAFSTNMYTFEFIIVIVALFMWYLLYKTPAGMRLRACGDNPHAVAASGGNVNKIRFWAIIASGAMAGLGGMCFAYSISTNFSPSIYMGFGYLAIAAYIFGNWKIGPTFLACILFGFARSAGYVIVQKLQLPSSYSDLVLTLPYILTLVLLIFFSSANKPPLSLGEIYDQSKR, from the coding sequence ATGAATAGCATAATTATTGATGGGTTGTCGTTCTCTCTTCCTCTTTTTATCATTGCCCTCGGTGGAATCTATTGTGAGGGTAGTGGAGTTATCAACCTAGCTCTGGAAGGATTGCTGGGTTTCGGGGCCTTTTTTGGTGGACTAAGTTTTGCCTTGCTGAGTGCAACATTTTTAGGAAATTCTCCATCGCTAATCTATCTGTCGTTGTTCTTTGCAATGTTTGGGGGAGCTTTGTTTGCCGGTCTGCATGGCTTGATGTGTATCAAGTTCAAGGCAAACCAGGTGATCAGCGGGGTAGTAATCAATATGTTGTCCGTTTCCCTCACTGCGTTTTTCGCCAATCAGATCAATGCTTCGGTATTTGGCCATGCTTCCAACAAATTCCAGCTGGAGATTTTCCCACGCGTAACGATTCCCTTCATATCGAAGATTCCTGTTCTCGGTGCTTTTTCTACCAATATGTATACGTTCGAATTCATTATTGTCATCGTTGCTTTATTTATGTGGTATCTACTGTATAAAACCCCTGCGGGTATGCGTCTGAGAGCCTGTGGGGATAATCCCCATGCGGTAGCAGCTTCTGGGGGGAATGTAAACAAAATCCGATTCTGGGCCATTATTGCTAGCGGGGCTATGGCTGGGCTTGGGGGGATGTGTTTTGCCTATTCGATTTCAACAAACTTCTCGCCTAGTATTTATATGGGATTTGGTTATCTTGCTATCGCTGCTTACATTTTCGGGAACTGGAAAATCGGCCCGACTTTTTTGGCTTGCATTCTGTTCGGGTTTGCCAGAAGTGCCGGGTATGTAATTGTCCAGAAGTTGCAGCTCCCGAGTTCTTATAGTGACTTGGTCCTGACTTTGCCGTACATCCTGACTTTGGTATTGCTCATATTCTTCTCCAGTGCCAATAAGCCTCCATTGTCCCTTGGTGAGATTTACGACCAGTCGAAACGATAG
- a CDS encoding cation:proton antiporter regulatory subunit: protein MAYLMLKPQVMSFLDIVTRFDDELLELGEVTVEVDSELSGFMIKDAGIPQRTGLIIIAIRSPKGKLRFNPGPTEQLSPGSCMLVLGKPDKIEMLRSIASSKKKD from the coding sequence ATGGCCTACCTTATGCTCAAACCCCAGGTAATGTCGTTCTTGGATATCGTCACCCGTTTCGATGACGAATTGCTGGAGCTTGGGGAAGTCACCGTTGAAGTTGACTCCGAACTATCTGGATTTATGATCAAAGATGCTGGCATTCCCCAACGAACAGGGCTGATCATCATCGCGATCCGAAGCCCAAAAGGGAAATTGCGCTTTAACCCTGGACCTACAGAACAACTTTCACCCGGAAGCTGCATGTTGGTTCTCGGAAAACCGGACAAGATCGAAATGCTTCGATCTATAGCCTCTAGTAAAAAGAAGGACTAA
- a CDS encoding CPBP family intramembrane glutamic endopeptidase, with protein MKYLRENKPIWHALVWVAIYVVLVNVGDFVASQLPVAVWATCFLLGCLSITLIIYLKQTNQAEFYGVKRPQAGTLPLALYLVPLFAIAFLQYAKGLDSKLDTSIIVIDFLLVTCVGFIEELLFRGFLFKAILKKGNLNKAIFISGITFGIGHIVNLARGYSFSDQLIQIVVAIAIGIVLAYCVALTGSIIMGVVFHALFNLSGTLTNHETVLDTYIVFAMLVVLIPYVLFMRNRLARVQAQVATA; from the coding sequence ATGAAATATCTGCGTGAAAACAAGCCAATCTGGCATGCATTGGTCTGGGTTGCGATCTATGTGGTCCTGGTCAACGTAGGCGACTTTGTTGCATCGCAACTTCCGGTCGCGGTCTGGGCGACCTGTTTTCTGCTTGGCTGTCTTTCTATTACGCTGATAATCTACCTGAAGCAGACTAATCAGGCTGAATTCTATGGAGTAAAGCGCCCGCAAGCCGGAACCCTACCGCTTGCTCTCTACCTCGTGCCGCTGTTCGCAATCGCCTTCCTCCAGTATGCAAAGGGGCTCGATTCAAAGCTCGACACAAGTATCATTGTCATCGATTTCTTGCTTGTAACATGTGTTGGGTTCATCGAGGAACTTCTGTTCCGGGGCTTCCTGTTCAAGGCCATACTGAAGAAGGGCAACCTGAATAAAGCGATTTTCATTTCCGGCATCACTTTCGGTATCGGACACATTGTTAACCTGGCTCGTGGTTACTCATTTTCGGATCAGCTAATCCAGATAGTCGTTGCAATAGCGATCGGGATTGTGCTTGCCTATTGTGTCGCCCTCACCGGTAGCATCATTATGGGAGTGGTCTTTCACGCGCTGTTCAACCTCAGCGGAACGCTTACTAATCATGAAACCGTCTTGGACACGTACATTGTTTTCGCTATGCTTGTCGTGTTGATCCCGTATGTCCTTTTCATGCGGAATCGGCTAGCTCGAGTACAGGCGCAGGTGGCAACCGCTTAG
- a CDS encoding DUF1576 domain-containing protein, producing the protein MERTEKYLYTIMLFFILALAIVGLAIDGPLPVFDGFLQIQSKGSRLINDFTTYGVGSAMFNAALVGLIGLSVVFFATVSLSGPTISAIFTMIGFGFFGKTPLNCVPVILGVWLAAKIAHKTLGSYSLIALFGTALGPVVTFVMFEIHLPFFISIPLALVSGLFVGFILPAVAGSMLQLHQGYNLYNTGFSCGFIGLFASSMLIATKRMEPITIVWNLAQEPALILFIPVLSVFLLFFAFLIDGFGNIRSTLKGFANLQKLSGRLPTDFFDAGSAGGSLVNMGLLGLSCSLYVWFVKAPFNGPVIGGILTVMGFGGFGKNLKNTWPIVAGVVLASLVFGKELSAPGPILAALFCTTLAPIAGQFGILAGIIAGFIHLFMVETTAQWHGGLDLYNNGFAGGLTATLLIAILEWYKNNRPKEDFEQ; encoded by the coding sequence ATGGAACGCACAGAAAAATACCTATATACGATCATGCTGTTCTTTATCCTGGCTTTGGCCATAGTTGGGCTGGCTATTGATGGACCGCTGCCTGTCTTTGATGGTTTTTTGCAAATCCAAAGCAAAGGATCAAGACTCATCAATGACTTTACAACCTATGGGGTAGGCTCTGCCATGTTCAATGCTGCCCTTGTCGGGCTCATCGGATTGTCAGTTGTCTTCTTTGCCACGGTCAGTCTGTCAGGTCCGACAATTTCAGCCATTTTCACCATGATAGGATTCGGTTTTTTTGGAAAGACTCCTCTCAATTGTGTTCCGGTTATCCTTGGGGTCTGGTTAGCTGCCAAAATTGCACACAAGACGCTAGGGTCTTACAGCCTTATTGCCTTGTTTGGAACTGCCCTTGGTCCTGTGGTGACGTTCGTTATGTTTGAGATACACCTTCCGTTCTTCATTTCCATTCCTTTGGCTCTGGTCTCAGGCCTCTTTGTCGGCTTCATTCTGCCTGCAGTAGCCGGTTCTATGTTGCAGCTTCATCAGGGGTATAACCTGTACAACACTGGGTTCAGTTGCGGCTTCATAGGTCTATTTGCCTCAAGCATGCTTATTGCGACAAAGCGTATGGAGCCAATTACAATTGTCTGGAATTTGGCACAGGAACCGGCTCTTATACTCTTCATCCCGGTCCTGTCAGTGTTCCTCCTTTTCTTTGCCTTCCTCATCGATGGGTTTGGCAATATCCGCTCCACGTTAAAAGGGTTTGCAAATTTACAGAAACTCTCGGGACGACTGCCTACAGACTTTTTTGATGCAGGGTCCGCTGGGGGGTCATTGGTTAATATGGGTTTGCTTGGCCTGTCTTGTTCCTTGTATGTTTGGTTTGTCAAAGCCCCGTTCAATGGCCCTGTTATAGGGGGCATCCTGACGGTGATGGGTTTTGGAGGGTTTGGTAAGAACCTCAAGAATACCTGGCCGATTGTTGCAGGCGTTGTCTTGGCCTCCTTGGTGTTTGGCAAAGAGCTTTCAGCCCCTGGGCCAATACTTGCAGCCCTTTTTTGTACGACACTTGCCCCAATTGCCGGACAATTTGGTATACTCGCGGGAATAATTGCAGGATTCATTCATCTATTCATGGTAGAAACCACTGCCCAATGGCATGGTGGACTTGATCTGTACAACAATGGATTTGCAGGCGGGCTCACCGCAACCCTTCTCATAGCCATTCTGGAATGGTATAAGAACAATCGCCCTAAGGAGGATTTTGAGCAATGA
- a CDS encoding VF530 family DNA-binding protein, which produces MRNKNDLQEQPNNPLHGVTLEQILRYLVDYYGWRELYYMVEIRCFYIDPGIKSSLKFLRQTPWARSKVEEIYLDLLEEQKKDEQKE; this is translated from the coding sequence ATGCGTAACAAAAATGATTTGCAAGAACAACCGAACAACCCCCTTCACGGAGTAACCCTTGAGCAAATTCTACGATATCTTGTGGATTATTATGGGTGGAGAGAATTATATTATATGGTTGAAATCCGTTGTTTCTATATTGACCCAGGGATAAAATCAAGTCTGAAATTCTTACGGCAAACCCCCTGGGCTCGATCAAAAGTAGAAGAAATCTATCTTGATTTACTTGAAGAACAGAAAAAAGACGAACAAAAAGAGTAA
- a CDS encoding ABC transporter ATP-binding protein: protein MSDFALEVTNLVKEYGEKRAVKDLSFQVKKGEIFGLLGPNGAGKTTTLECIEGLRKQTSGDISVAGINPQSHSGEFYNTIGVQLQSSGIPEMMTCREAIAFFGRYHGVIPTDKLLIRLGLKEKLNAPYHTLSAGQQRRLSLAIAVVHEPQILFLDEPTAGLDVQSRIALHAMIQEYKGQGRTVILATHDMAEAETLCDTIGIIVQGSLAMVGTPKEVTAAGDKRTTITLSSAKGTLIALAKSEDGSKVIQHAILTGIKDGYCYYTTDNPGPAVLSMLTLLQEAEDELIDLRVERPTLEERFIEITSSKEASV, encoded by the coding sequence ATGAGTGATTTTGCGTTGGAAGTAACCAATCTGGTAAAAGAGTATGGTGAAAAACGAGCGGTCAAGGATCTTTCTTTCCAGGTGAAAAAAGGGGAGATATTTGGCCTTCTGGGGCCTAACGGCGCCGGAAAAACCACCACCTTGGAATGTATTGAAGGCCTACGGAAGCAAACCTCAGGGGACATTTCTGTGGCGGGTATCAACCCGCAATCCCATAGTGGGGAGTTCTACAATACAATTGGAGTCCAATTGCAAAGTTCCGGTATACCGGAGATGATGACCTGTAGAGAAGCAATAGCCTTTTTTGGCCGCTATCATGGGGTGATACCTACCGATAAGCTTCTTATCCGGCTAGGTCTCAAAGAAAAGCTCAATGCCCCCTATCATACACTTTCTGCCGGACAACAGCGTAGGCTTTCTTTGGCAATTGCTGTTGTGCATGAACCTCAGATTCTTTTTCTTGATGAACCCACTGCAGGGCTGGATGTGCAATCAAGAATTGCATTGCATGCAATGATTCAAGAATACAAAGGCCAAGGAAGAACGGTGATCCTGGCAACGCATGATATGGCTGAAGCTGAGACCCTTTGTGATACCATCGGCATTATCGTCCAGGGTTCCCTTGCTATGGTAGGAACCCCTAAAGAAGTTACTGCAGCCGGAGACAAACGAACAACAATTACCCTCTCCTCAGCAAAAGGAACGCTTATCGCTCTGGCTAAGAGCGAAGATGGTAGCAAAGTAATCCAACATGCAATACTTACAGGAATAAAGGATGGGTATTGCTATTACACTACAGACAACCCTGGCCCGGCTGTTCTGTCAATGCTCACCCTTTTACAAGAAGCTGAAGACGAATTGATTGATCTGAGGGTAGAAAGGCCTACCTTGGAAGAACGATTTATCGAGATTACAAGCTCAAAGGAGGCTAGCGTATGA
- a CDS encoding DEAD/DEAH box helicase codes for MSFISLGISESLVTALEHDNITTPYPIQTEVIPAILSNNDILGIAKTGSGKTLSYVLPILMHLQKKEVLKNRQIQVLVMVPTRELAAQVNSVFSQYIHQTALDLKTLAVFGGTSINSQMMVMRNLSILVATPGRLLELISLHAVHLSSLEIVVIDEADKMLTVGFEQEMDQIFAQIPKQRQNLLFSATLNEQIQSLEKVLLHDPVVIKIEEEDASFDLIQQSVYCIAEEKKGPLLRHLIKSQNMKQVLIFTSSVARADRVAEKLQKNGIDAESIHSRKSQGARTDLLRAFKQGNLRVLVTTDLLARGIDIESLPFVINYELPRSPINFIHRIGRTGRAGNSGEAITLINPSEETHFKVIEKKMKKKVTRIPWKGTDLVNA; via the coding sequence ATGTCATTTATCTCTTTGGGAATCTCAGAATCTCTTGTAACTGCTTTAGAGCATGATAACATAACAACACCCTATCCTATTCAAACAGAAGTAATTCCAGCAATCTTGAGTAATAATGATATTCTTGGCATTGCAAAAACAGGATCGGGGAAAACCCTTAGCTACGTATTGCCAATTCTTATGCACTTACAAAAAAAAGAAGTTCTGAAAAACAGGCAGATCCAGGTACTGGTAATGGTTCCCACCAGAGAGCTTGCTGCTCAAGTCAATTCCGTGTTTTCCCAATATATTCATCAAACGGCATTAGATTTAAAAACCCTTGCAGTCTTTGGCGGAACCTCTATCAACTCTCAGATGATGGTAATGAGAAATCTAAGCATTCTCGTTGCTACCCCAGGCAGATTGTTGGAGCTGATCTCTTTGCATGCTGTTCATTTGTCTTCCTTGGAAATTGTAGTTATTGACGAGGCAGATAAAATGCTGACCGTAGGTTTTGAGCAAGAAATGGATCAAATTTTTGCCCAGATCCCTAAGCAACGCCAGAATCTGCTTTTCTCGGCAACCTTGAATGAACAGATCCAGTCACTGGAAAAAGTGCTCTTGCATGATCCTGTAGTGATAAAAATCGAAGAAGAAGATGCATCCTTTGATCTCATACAGCAGAGTGTGTATTGCATTGCAGAAGAGAAAAAAGGCCCGCTGTTACGGCATTTGATCAAGAGCCAGAATATGAAACAAGTACTGATCTTTACCTCTTCAGTTGCAAGGGCTGACAGGGTTGCAGAAAAATTACAAAAAAATGGCATCGATGCCGAGTCAATACATAGCAGAAAGAGTCAGGGAGCAAGGACAGACCTCCTAAGGGCCTTCAAGCAGGGAAACCTAAGGGTATTGGTTACTACCGATCTTCTGGCCCGAGGAATTGACATTGAGTCTCTTCCCTTTGTAATAAACTATGAATTGCCTCGTTCTCCGATAAATTTTATCCATAGGATAGGAAGAACGGGCCGTGCTGGGAATTCTGGTGAAGCCATTACGCTCATCAATCCTTCTGAAGAAACCCATTTTAAGGTAATAGAAAAGAAAATGAAGAAAAAAGTTACAAGGATACCTTGGAAGGGCACTGATTTGGTAAACGCCTAA